The sequence GCGCTTCATCGTCATCGAGGGGGAGGCGCGCGCGGAACTGGGCGCGCTTCTGGCGGACGCTTATCGCGCCGGCAACCCGCAGATGGTGCCGGAGAAGCGGGAGAAGTTCGCCGGCATCATGTCGCGCCTGTTCCCGGCGCCGCTGACGGTGGTGGTGGTCAGCCGGCCGGTCGGTGGCACGATGATCCCGCAATTCGAGCAGGAGCTGTCGGCCGGGGCGGCGTGCATGAACCTGCTGACCGGGGCAAAGGCGATGGGGTTCCATGCGATCTGGGTGACGGGCTGGGCGGCGACGCACCCCGAAGCCTGCCGCCTCCTCGGCGTCGGCGAGGGCGAGCGGGTGGCCGGCATCGTCCATGTCGGCACGGCGGCCGGCGAGGAGCCGGGCGAGCGCCCGCGCCCGGATGTCGCCGCGCTCACCACCCGCTGGGCGCCGCCGGACTGACCGAGGCAGCGGCGGGAAACGGAAAGGCCGCCCCGGTTTCCCGGGACGGCCTTTCGCGTCGGCGTTGTCCGGCGCGTCCTCGATCGCTCGATCGGCGGTCAGGCGGCGGCCTGGGCCTGCTTGGCCTCGCGGCGGCGGCGGGTCAGGACGAATTCGGTGTAGCCATTGGCCTGCGCACGGCCCTCGAAGATGAGGTCGCGGGCGGCGCGGAAGGCGAAGCCGTCATAGGCCGGGGCCATCGG comes from Ancylobacter sp. TS-1 and encodes:
- a CDS encoding nitroreductase, with product MNHVRRPASPDLLAALEGRRSVSAAALAAPGPDADETSRLLAIAARVPDHAMLVPWRFIVIEGEARAELGALLADAYRAGNPQMVPEKREKFAGIMSRLFPAPLTVVVVSRPVGGTMIPQFEQELSAGAACMNLLTGAKAMGFHAIWVTGWAATHPEACRLLGVGEGERVAGIVHVGTAAGEEPGERPRPDVAALTTRWAPPD